The Bacillus carboniphilus genome contains a region encoding:
- a CDS encoding penicillin-binding protein yields the protein MRQRAKKYETEKMIGIVANPKTGEILAMANDPSFDPNLRDITNYHNDAVYYAFEPGSTMKTFTVASAIEEGKYNGNETFQSGSYTEVAGAPINDHSTLKYDGGKYTFDQGFQRSSNVAMSILVNEKLGIDTYFQYLDRFGFGKKTGIDLEDEQTGMFPSEDVDTRTKLITSFGQSITVTPIQQIQALTAIANDGKMMKPFLIKKIVDSNTGEIIEEKKPTQAGQPVSPDTAKQVRDLLERVVDQEADGDPDTNGSTGTAYYNENYQVAGKTGTAQMYTDGKIEQGKYIYSFLGLAPKDDPQLVMYVMAQDPKHDGKKAVVDVFNQVLERSLSYLEASTTSDSKSSLPTEITIENYRGKNPKTISEQLTKKNLQPIVIGEGKKVVQQFPEEGDSPLLLKSKLFLVTEQPTMPNLTGWSYRDVENFCKLVDIDLQPVEGTGYVTKQSIKEGVKLKEGDKLAVTLE from the coding sequence ATGAGGCAGAGAGCAAAGAAATATGAGACAGAAAAAATGATTGGCATTGTGGCGAACCCAAAAACCGGCGAAATATTAGCAATGGCAAATGATCCTTCGTTCGATCCTAATTTACGTGATATTACTAACTATCATAACGATGCTGTATATTATGCTTTTGAACCTGGTTCAACGATGAAAACTTTTACGGTTGCTTCGGCAATTGAAGAAGGGAAATATAATGGTAATGAAACGTTTCAATCGGGTTCTTATACTGAAGTAGCAGGAGCTCCCATTAATGACCATAGCACTTTAAAATACGATGGCGGAAAATATACGTTTGATCAAGGGTTTCAGAGATCTTCTAACGTGGCCATGTCGATATTAGTCAATGAAAAACTAGGGATTGATACATACTTTCAATACCTCGATCGCTTTGGTTTTGGAAAGAAAACGGGTATTGATTTGGAGGATGAACAAACAGGTATGTTTCCGAGCGAGGACGTTGATACACGAACGAAGCTCATCACCTCGTTTGGCCAATCCATCACCGTTACGCCTATTCAGCAAATCCAAGCACTTACAGCGATTGCAAATGACGGGAAGATGATGAAGCCGTTTCTCATTAAAAAGATTGTGGATTCAAATACAGGTGAAATAATTGAAGAAAAAAAACCAACTCAAGCTGGACAACCTGTTAGTCCTGATACGGCAAAGCAAGTAAGAGATTTACTTGAACGCGTAGTTGATCAAGAGGCTGATGGTGATCCAGATACGAACGGTAGTACGGGAACGGCATACTACAATGAAAACTATCAAGTTGCAGGTAAAACAGGTACCGCTCAAATGTATACAGATGGAAAGATAGAACAAGGGAAATATATTTATTCCTTTTTAGGTCTGGCACCAAAGGATGATCCTCAGCTTGTCATGTATGTTATGGCACAAGATCCTAAGCACGATGGGAAAAAAGCTGTTGTAGATGTTTTCAATCAAGTGTTAGAAAGAAGCTTAAGTTATTTAGAGGCAAGTACGACTAGTGATTCTAAATCAAGCTTACCTACTGAAATTACTATCGAAAATTATAGGGGTAAAAACCCTAAAACGATTTCAGAACAGCTAACAAAGAAAAACCTTCAGCCTATTGTGATCGGAGAAGGAAAAAAAGTTGTTCAACAGTTCCCTGAAGAAGGAGATTCTCCACTTCTGCTAAAAAGTAAATTATTTCTAGTGACAGAGCAGCCAACTATGCCAAATTTGACAGGTTGGTCATATCGGGATGTAGAAAACTTTTGTAAATTAGTTGATATTGATCTTCAACCTGTTGAAGGAACTGGATATGTAACCAAGCAGTCCATTAAAGAAGGAGTGAAACTAAAAGAAGGGGATAAACTAGCGGTAACCTTAGAGTAA
- a CDS encoding bacillithiol biosynthesis protein BshC, with amino-acid sequence MQLKMPIVVPRASFTIVERGIEKDLGDLNLTIEEVINEPINVLMNRWKKKQEIKNFHPLFEVAKTKIRSIHESLQKEALQMDQSLLGVAKKNSFFIEEQLDFFLKEVEKKQMQKYNTQLSKFKRIETSIKPKNSPQERVWNIFYYINKYGFSFLQELQSQSLKFDGRHYIVRL; translated from the coding sequence ATGCAGTTAAAGATGCCGATTGTTGTTCCCAGGGCTTCTTTTACGATTGTGGAAAGAGGGATTGAGAAGGATTTAGGGGACCTAAACTTAACGATAGAAGAAGTAATAAATGAGCCGATAAATGTTTTGATGAATAGATGGAAAAAGAAACAAGAGATTAAAAACTTTCATCCATTATTTGAAGTGGCCAAAACTAAAATTCGTTCAATACATGAATCCTTGCAAAAAGAGGCGCTTCAAATGGATCAAAGTTTATTGGGTGTAGCTAAGAAAAATTCCTTTTTTATTGAAGAGCAACTTGACTTCTTTTTGAAAGAAGTTGAAAAAAAACAGATGCAAAAGTATAATACGCAATTATCTAAGTTTAAAAGAATTGAAACGTCGATAAAACCAAAAAACTCTCCACAAGAAAGAGTGTGGAATATTTTTTATTATATTAACAAATATGGATTTTCTTTTCTTCAAGAACTCCAAAGTCAGTCTTTAAAATTTGATGGTAGGCATTATATCGTTCGGCTTTAA
- the bshC gene encoding bacillithiol biosynthesis protein BshC, whose product MALSHHNQSKQMISSKNIDQEVCMDWIDELLSTYGETEFTNVTRAQLFNALQKSGTYSDFFHYIIFDLFKDTGLVLCDSASPKLRTVEVPFFEKIIKKSKHINETLSIQQKELVKNGFKTIIDSEPNSSQLFFIQNKERELLLYNEKNLFQLPNKQEFTDQELIELLKKHPAKFSNNVVTRPIMQECIFPTLAFYSWTR is encoded by the coding sequence ATGGCTCTTTCTCATCACAATCAATCAAAGCAAATGATTTCTAGTAAAAACATAGATCAAGAAGTTTGTATGGACTGGATAGATGAATTGCTGTCTACTTATGGGGAAACAGAATTTACGAATGTTACCCGTGCTCAGCTTTTTAATGCATTACAAAAGTCCGGAACGTACAGTGATTTTTTTCACTATATCATTTTTGATTTATTTAAAGACACAGGTCTTGTATTGTGTGATTCAGCTTCGCCGAAGTTACGAACAGTAGAAGTCCCTTTTTTTGAAAAGATCATAAAAAAATCAAAACATATTAATGAAACTCTTTCTATTCAACAGAAGGAATTAGTTAAAAATGGATTTAAAACGATCATTGATTCTGAACCTAACAGCTCACAGCTTTTTTTTATACAAAATAAAGAACGTGAACTTCTTTTGTATAATGAAAAGAACCTCTTTCAATTGCCAAATAAACAAGAATTCACGGATCAAGAGCTCATTGAATTACTGAAGAAACATCCTGCAAAATTCAGCAATAACGTTGTAACAAGACCGATTATGCAAGAATGTATATTTCCTACTTTAGCATTCTATAGCTGGACCAGGTGA
- a CDS encoding acetyl-CoA carboxylase biotin carboxyl carrier protein subunit — MYEIKAQMAGTILKINKNVAGRIEIGEELVVIESMKMEIPIEAQITGLVEKLMVEVGDFVNEGDLLMTVNKEES; from the coding sequence ATGTATGAAATAAAAGCACAAATGGCCGGAACAATATTGAAGATTAATAAAAATGTGGCTGGACGTATCGAAATAGGAGAAGAGCTGGTTGTGATCGAATCTATGAAGATGGAAATCCCAATTGAGGCACAAATCACGGGTTTAGTAGAGAAGTTAATGGTTGAAGTTGGCGACTTTGTTAACGAAGGTGACCTTTTAATGACTGTGAATAAGGAGGAATCGTGA
- a CDS encoding 2-dehydropantoate 2-reductase: MTIEVKAMQVGIIGAGAVGLLTAFYLSEQYHVTVYTKRQDQSKELIEQGIFLERDHEWYHASILSKVDEVYSEPYLIIAVKQHQLAGIVDRLKNMPPKKLLFIQNGMAHVEYFSKLIHHQIYVGVVEHGVVKKDDHKVIHRGVGQIKIAPYQPNLTEPLYSEYSTHTFFPIVKGAHWRDMLHSKLLVNSVVNPLTAMFGIRNGQLFQNYNFKVLSDSLFKEVIHLLELHQVEEELYAYIQGVCEKTALNHSSMLMDIKNSRQTEVDAILGYLIMLAKKKNIDSPIVHFCYYGIKGLEESRE; this comes from the coding sequence ATGACTATTGAGGTGAAAGCAATGCAAGTTGGGATCATTGGCGCAGGAGCGGTAGGGTTATTGACAGCCTTTTATTTAAGTGAACAATATCATGTCACCGTATATACGAAACGACAAGATCAATCAAAGGAGCTAATTGAACAAGGGATATTTTTAGAGAGAGATCACGAATGGTATCATGCGTCCATATTATCAAAGGTAGATGAAGTATATTCCGAACCGTATTTAATAATTGCCGTAAAGCAACACCAATTAGCAGGAATAGTTGATAGATTAAAAAATATGCCTCCTAAAAAGCTCCTATTTATTCAAAATGGGATGGCTCATGTGGAGTATTTTTCGAAACTTATCCACCATCAAATTTACGTTGGTGTTGTTGAGCATGGGGTTGTGAAAAAAGACGATCATAAAGTCATTCACCGAGGAGTTGGACAAATCAAGATTGCTCCATACCAACCTAATTTGACTGAACCTTTATATTCAGAATATAGTACCCATACCTTCTTTCCAATTGTTAAAGGAGCCCATTGGAGAGATATGCTGCATTCTAAACTATTGGTAAATTCAGTTGTCAATCCACTGACGGCTATGTTTGGGATAAGAAATGGACAATTATTTCAAAACTATAACTTTAAAGTGTTATCCGATTCATTATTTAAAGAAGTCATTCATTTATTAGAGTTGCATCAAGTGGAAGAAGAGTTATATGCTTATATTCAGGGAGTGTGTGAAAAAACAGCGTTGAATCATTCTTCAATGCTGATGGATATAAAAAATAGTAGACAAACAGAAGTAGATGCTATTTTAGGTTATTTAATAATGCTCGCTAAAAAGAAAAACATTGATAGCCCAATTGTTCATTTTTGTTATTACGGTATTAAAGGGTTAGAAGAAAGTAGGGAATAA
- the bshC gene encoding bacillithiol biosynthesis protein BshC — MIYSNMVLYIFIKEGKVHKWRLNVSPAIIHQIPFVNDYLQNRLDYQKYFNYHFHDQSEFEKRYTDVMNYGYPREQLVRYLLNHNRKYGASSKTINNIEMLLDKESVAVIGGQQAGLLTGPLYTIHKIISIITLARQQQELLGKPVIPIFWVAGEDHDFDEINHLHVHQQKIKKNGSFSSQSIKANDF; from the coding sequence ATGATATACTCAAACATGGTTTTATACATATTTATTAAAGAAGGGAAGGTACATAAATGGAGATTGAATGTCTCTCCCGCCATCATACATCAAATACCTTTTGTCAATGATTATCTTCAAAACCGTTTAGATTATCAAAAATACTTCAATTATCATTTTCATGATCAAAGTGAGTTTGAAAAGAGATATACAGATGTAATGAACTATGGTTATCCACGGGAACAACTTGTTCGTTATTTACTAAATCATAATCGTAAATACGGAGCTTCTTCAAAGACGATAAATAATATTGAAATGTTGCTTGATAAAGAAAGTGTAGCTGTTATTGGAGGGCAACAAGCAGGTCTCCTGACAGGACCTTTATATACGATACATAAAATCATCTCAATTATCACTCTTGCGAGACAGCAGCAAGAGCTATTGGGAAAACCTGTTATACCTATTTTTTGGGTGGCAGGGGAGGATCATGATTTTGATGAAATTAATCATCTTCATGTTCATCAACAAAAGATAAAAAAAAATGGCTCTTTCTCATCACAATCAATCAAAGCAAATGATTTCTAG
- the rsmH gene encoding 16S rRNA (cytosine(1402)-N(4))-methyltransferase RsmH, whose product MFKHKTVLLDEAIEGLNIKPDGIYVDCTLGGAGHSYEISARLSKEGHLFAFDQDEMAHKAAKEKLTPFMDQVTLIKSNFTHLKDELLERGIDKVDGILFDLGVSSPQLDEAERGFSYHQDAPLDMRMDQQASLSAYEVVNEWSYEDLVKIFFKYGEEKFSKQIARKIEKARLEKKIKTTGELVEIIKDAIPAPARRKGGHPAKRIFQAIRIAVNDELGVFEKAIEQSLQLLNVQGRVCVITFHSLEDRICKDTFKKVSEPPPLPPGLPVIPEEFKPKIKLVTRKPILPSDEELENNNRARSAKLRIAERLKF is encoded by the coding sequence TTGTTTAAACATAAAACAGTATTACTTGATGAGGCTATTGAGGGCCTTAATATTAAACCTGATGGAATTTATGTAGATTGTACGTTAGGAGGGGCAGGTCATAGCTATGAAATATCTGCTAGACTGTCCAAGGAAGGGCATTTATTTGCCTTTGATCAAGACGAAATGGCCCATAAGGCCGCAAAAGAAAAGCTTACGCCCTTTATGGACCAAGTTACGTTGATTAAGAGTAATTTTACACATTTAAAAGATGAATTATTAGAACGAGGAATTGATAAAGTCGATGGCATTTTGTTTGATTTAGGTGTTTCATCACCACAGCTTGATGAAGCTGAGCGAGGATTTAGTTATCACCAAGACGCACCATTAGATATGAGAATGGACCAACAAGCTAGTTTGAGTGCTTACGAAGTGGTGAATGAATGGTCGTATGAAGATTTAGTAAAAATCTTTTTTAAATACGGAGAAGAAAAGTTTTCAAAGCAAATTGCTAGAAAAATTGAGAAAGCCCGTTTAGAAAAAAAGATTAAAACAACTGGAGAATTGGTCGAAATAATAAAAGACGCAATTCCAGCTCCTGCAAGAAGAAAGGGAGGACATCCTGCCAAGCGAATTTTCCAAGCGATTCGCATTGCTGTTAATGATGAACTTGGGGTGTTTGAAAAGGCAATTGAACAATCGTTACAATTGCTTAATGTTCAAGGTAGGGTTTGTGTCATCACTTTCCATTCCTTGGAAGATAGAATTTGTAAAGACACGTTTAAAAAGGTCAGTGAACCACCCCCACTCCCACCTGGTTTACCTGTTATTCCAGAAGAGTTCAAGCCAAAGATTAAGCTAGTAACGAGAAAACCGATTCTTCCCTCTGATGAAGAATTAGAAAATAACAATCGAGCAAGGTCTGCTAAACTTCGAATCGCAGAAAGACTTAAGTTTTAA
- the mraZ gene encoding division/cell wall cluster transcriptional repressor MraZ produces the protein MFMGEYNHTIDVKGRMIVPSKFRLELGSSFILTRGLDQCLFGYPMKEWDIIEEKLKTLPLTKKDARAFTRFFFSGAIECELDKQGRVNIAQSLIDYAKLEKECVIIGVSNRIELWSKEIWEQYVNEQESSFEEIAENMIDFDL, from the coding sequence ATGTTCATGGGCGAGTATAATCATACAATTGATGTTAAAGGAAGAATGATTGTTCCTTCTAAGTTTCGACTTGAGTTAGGTTCTTCTTTTATTCTTACTCGTGGACTCGATCAATGCTTGTTTGGTTATCCCATGAAGGAATGGGACATCATCGAGGAAAAACTAAAAACTCTCCCATTAACAAAAAAAGATGCCCGTGCTTTTACACGTTTCTTCTTTTCAGGTGCAATCGAATGTGAACTTGATAAGCAAGGCAGAGTCAATATTGCCCAATCGCTGATCGATTATGCGAAGTTAGAGAAGGAATGTGTCATCATAGGAGTCTCTAATCGAATTGAATTATGGAGTAAAGAGATTTGGGAACAATATGTAAACGAGCAAGAAAGTTCATTTGAAGAGATTGCTGAAAACATGATTGACTTTGACTTATAG
- a CDS encoding cell division protein FtsL, with product MNNLATKIQQKQEQSQQVKTKKITIKKKRDITIGEKFLIVAFLGVVLIASVQIINNSLILYKENQLLQQIEADISKQEKANEELIVYIDELKNPQLILKKAEELGLDITSINDKGTKNE from the coding sequence GTGAATAATTTAGCGACGAAGATTCAACAAAAACAGGAACAAAGTCAACAAGTTAAAACGAAGAAAATAACGATAAAAAAGAAAAGGGATATTACAATAGGTGAGAAATTCTTGATTGTAGCTTTTCTAGGCGTCGTTTTAATAGCTTCTGTTCAAATCATTAATAACAGCTTAATCTTATACAAGGAAAATCAGCTGCTGCAGCAAATTGAAGCGGATATTAGCAAGCAAGAAAAAGCGAATGAGGAATTAATTGTTTACATCGATGAACTAAAAAATCCGCAATTAATTTTGAAAAAAGCAGAGGAGTTAGGCCTTGATATTACATCAATTAATGATAAAGGAACGAAGAATGAATGA
- a CDS encoding stage V sporulation protein D → MRVSNVTVRRRLVTVLLIGFFIFFIIDIRLGYVQFFIGDKLTSLAKESWSRNVPFQPKRGEILDRNGVEHATNKSAPTVFAVPRQIENPAQVAKKIVTILDMSEEQAYQYLTQKDFMVKFNKGGRKITEEQVKEIQDLDIEGIYVAEDFKRYYPFGDYLSHVLGFTGIDNQGLNGLELTYQEQLQGKKGYVQIYSDAKGQKMKNEADDYVPPQDGLDLMLTVDSKVQSIIKRELDIAETQYNPDGAIAIAMDPNTGEILGMSSRPSYNPENYQEVDADVYNRNLPIWSQYEPGSTFKIITLAAAIEENKVDLKNDQFYDPGHIEVAGAKLRCWKKGGHGSQTFLEVVQNSCNPGFVELGQRLGKDLLFDYIHEFGFGEKTGIDLQGEGKGILFKEEKVGPIELATTAFGQGVSVTPIQQVAAVSAAINGGTLYTPFVAKKWINPITGEVIMENEPKEKRQVISEETSKELRGALESVVAKGTGGKAFVDGYRVGGKTGTAQKAQDGRYLENNHIVSFIGFAPADDPEIVVYVAIDNPKGTVQFGGVVAAPIVGNIIEDSLRALEVAPRENQIEKEYKWNEEKMVEVPNLIGLTKRELQNQLINFSLKTSGEGDRVVQQLPEAGSKVKDGSTIKVFLSD, encoded by the coding sequence ATGAGAGTCTCGAATGTTACCGTGCGCAGAAGACTAGTAACTGTTTTGTTGATTGGGTTTTTCATTTTTTTTATCATTGATATTCGCTTGGGCTATGTTCAGTTTTTCATAGGTGATAAACTTACTTCTTTAGCGAAAGAGTCATGGAGTCGGAATGTTCCATTCCAACCTAAAAGAGGAGAAATACTTGATCGAAATGGGGTCGAGCATGCAACCAATAAAAGTGCTCCGACCGTTTTTGCTGTTCCAAGACAAATCGAAAACCCTGCTCAGGTGGCAAAGAAAATTGTCACTATACTTGATATGTCAGAAGAACAAGCATATCAATATTTGACCCAGAAAGATTTTATGGTCAAGTTTAATAAAGGGGGCAGAAAAATAACGGAGGAGCAAGTAAAAGAAATTCAAGATTTAGATATTGAAGGTATTTATGTTGCAGAAGACTTTAAAAGGTATTATCCTTTCGGAGATTACTTATCTCATGTTCTAGGTTTCACAGGTATTGATAATCAAGGGTTAAATGGATTGGAGTTAACTTATCAAGAGCAATTACAAGGAAAAAAGGGATATGTTCAAATCTACTCTGATGCAAAAGGGCAAAAAATGAAGAACGAAGCTGATGATTATGTCCCACCTCAAGATGGACTCGATTTAATGCTAACGGTAGATTCAAAAGTTCAATCCATTATTAAGAGAGAATTGGATATTGCCGAAACGCAGTATAACCCTGATGGTGCAATTGCCATCGCCATGGATCCTAATACGGGAGAAATATTAGGAATGTCGAGTCGTCCATCCTATAATCCGGAAAATTATCAAGAAGTTGATGCGGATGTCTATAACAGAAACTTACCAATATGGAGCCAATATGAACCAGGATCTACATTTAAAATTATCACTTTAGCTGCCGCAATTGAAGAAAACAAGGTTGATTTAAAGAATGATCAATTTTACGATCCCGGTCATATAGAAGTGGCGGGCGCGAAGCTAAGGTGCTGGAAAAAGGGTGGACACGGTTCACAAACATTTTTAGAAGTCGTCCAAAATTCCTGTAACCCAGGTTTTGTGGAACTTGGACAAAGGTTAGGGAAGGATTTATTATTTGACTATATTCATGAATTTGGCTTCGGTGAAAAAACCGGAATTGATTTACAAGGAGAAGGAAAGGGTATACTTTTTAAAGAAGAAAAAGTTGGTCCTATTGAACTTGCCACGACCGCTTTTGGACAAGGAGTATCCGTAACCCCTATACAACAAGTAGCTGCCGTATCAGCGGCAATTAATGGAGGAACGCTATATACGCCTTTTGTAGCTAAGAAATGGATCAATCCTATTACAGGAGAGGTTATTATGGAAAACGAACCGAAAGAAAAGCGTCAAGTTATTTCTGAGGAAACTTCAAAGGAATTGAGGGGTGCATTGGAATCTGTTGTCGCAAAAGGAACAGGCGGAAAAGCATTCGTTGATGGGTACAGAGTAGGAGGGAAAACAGGGACTGCTCAAAAAGCGCAAGATGGGAGATACTTAGAAAACAACCATATCGTTAGCTTTATTGGCTTTGCCCCAGCAGATGACCCTGAAATTGTCGTTTATGTGGCTATAGATAACCCAAAAGGAACGGTCCAATTTGGTGGTGTGGTAGCGGCCCCTATTGTTGGAAATATTATTGAAGATTCATTAAGGGCTCTAGAGGTTGCACCAAGAGAGAATCAAATTGAAAAAGAATATAAATGGAATGAAGAAAAAATGGTGGAGGTTCCTAATTTAATTGGGTTAACAAAAAGAGAATTACAAAATCAACTGATTAACTTTTCCCTTAAAACAAGCGGTGAAGGGGACCGAGTCGTACAACAATTACCTGAAGCGGGCTCAAAAGTAAAAGATGGCTCGACGATCAAAGTTTTTTTGAGTGATTAA
- a CDS encoding acyl-CoA carboxylase subunit beta, whose amino-acid sequence MISNELSSKLEEGHKKIEQGGHEKYHERLTSQNKLFVRERLSLLLDHFQEDGKFANYQSGDLPADGVVTGIGEIKGQSVCVVANDSTVKAGSWGARTVEKIIRIQEVAEKMEAPLLYLVDSAGARITDQIEMFPNRRGAGKIFYNQVKLSGKVPQVCLLFGPSAAGGAYIPAFCDVVIMVEGNGSMYLGSPRMAEKVIGERVTLEEMGGARMHCEVSGCGDILAATEEEAISLAKQYLSYFPANFKGTPPKKQAILPQDMDMESIIPQNQNIPFDMYDFIKGLVDKESFFEIKQLFARELITGFARMDGNPVGIIANQPRVKGGVLFVDSADKGSKFIQLCDAFNIPLLFLADVPGFMIGTKVERAGIIRHGAKLIAAVSSATVPKISVIVRKAYGAGLYAMAGPAFEPDCTIALPTAQIAVMGPEAAVNAVYSNKINEIEKEQDRRQFVDEKHQEYKDHIDIFKLASELIVDQIVSASDLRSELIERYRLYSSKRMTFTERKHPVYPV is encoded by the coding sequence ATGATTTCTAATGAGTTATCGTCAAAGTTGGAAGAAGGACATAAAAAGATTGAACAAGGAGGTCATGAAAAATATCATGAGCGATTAACCTCTCAAAATAAATTATTTGTGAGGGAACGGTTATCTTTATTACTAGATCATTTTCAAGAGGATGGGAAGTTTGCCAACTATCAATCTGGTGATTTACCCGCTGATGGTGTCGTGACGGGGATAGGAGAAATTAAGGGTCAATCTGTTTGTGTGGTTGCGAATGACTCCACGGTAAAAGCTGGGTCATGGGGGGCGCGGACGGTTGAAAAAATCATTCGTATTCAAGAAGTAGCAGAAAAAATGGAAGCGCCACTTTTGTATTTAGTGGATTCAGCAGGGGCAAGAATTACAGATCAAATTGAAATGTTTCCTAATAGACGCGGGGCGGGGAAAATATTTTACAATCAAGTGAAATTGTCAGGAAAAGTGCCTCAAGTTTGTCTTTTATTTGGACCTTCAGCCGCTGGCGGAGCGTATATCCCTGCTTTTTGTGATGTCGTCATAATGGTTGAAGGAAATGGATCAATGTATTTAGGGTCTCCTAGAATGGCAGAAAAAGTAATAGGCGAGAGGGTGACCTTAGAAGAAATGGGAGGAGCAAGAATGCACTGCGAAGTTTCTGGGTGTGGTGATATTTTAGCAGCTACTGAGGAAGAGGCCATCTCTTTAGCTAAGCAATATTTAAGCTATTTTCCGGCTAATTTTAAAGGGACACCACCGAAAAAACAAGCAATACTTCCGCAAGATATGGATATGGAGAGTATCATTCCACAAAATCAAAATATTCCTTTTGATATGTATGATTTTATAAAGGGACTAGTAGATAAAGAGTCATTTTTTGAAATCAAGCAATTGTTTGCAAGGGAGCTCATTACGGGTTTTGCGAGAATGGACGGGAATCCTGTGGGGATAATTGCTAATCAACCAAGAGTGAAAGGGGGGGTGTTATTTGTAGATTCTGCCGATAAAGGATCAAAGTTTATTCAATTATGTGATGCTTTTAATATCCCTCTCCTCTTTTTAGCAGATGTTCCAGGATTTATGATTGGAACAAAAGTCGAACGAGCAGGAATCATAAGACACGGAGCTAAACTTATTGCTGCCGTTAGCTCAGCTACTGTTCCGAAAATTTCAGTAATCGTTCGAAAAGCGTATGGAGCTGGCTTATATGCTATGGCAGGACCTGCCTTTGAACCTGATTGCACTATTGCCCTACCAACAGCCCAAATCGCTGTTATGGGACCAGAAGCAGCCGTGAATGCAGTCTATTCTAATAAAATAAACGAAATCGAAAAAGAACAAGACAGACGACAATTTGTTGATGAAAAACATCAAGAATATAAAGACCATATAGATATTTTTAAATTAGCTTCAGAGCTAATCGTCGATCAAATCGTCTCTGCTTCTGACTTAAGGTCAGAGCTAATTGAGAGATACCGGTTATATTCATCTAAAAGAATGACCTTCACTGAGCGGAAACACCCAGTATACCCTGTGTGA